In Labeo rohita strain BAU-BD-2019 chromosome 8, IGBB_LRoh.1.0, whole genome shotgun sequence, the genomic window NNNNNNNNNNNNNNNNNNNNNNNNNNNNNNNNNNNNNNNNNNNNNNNNNNNNNNNNNNNNNNNNNNNNNNgtctgcttcctgacctgggccccagttagtcaagtgcaaactctaagactatatgccatattactagagagaagagcagcaccacccctggagggatgaagaccatctcttttcaacaggtcaggtctgccccaaaaacttgtccaattgtctatgaaacctatgttattctgcgggcaccacttagacatccagccattcagtgatgacagtctgctatgtatctcgtcaccacgatacgcagggagggggccagagcaaattacagtgtctgacatcgtacttgcaagttcacacacctctttaacattatttttagtgatctccgactggcgaagtcgaacatcatttgtgccgacgtgaataacgatcttactgaatttacgtttagcattagccagcacttttaaatttgccaagatgtcaggcgctctggctcccggtaaacattggactatggtggctggtgtctctattttcacgttccgtacaatagaatcgccaataactagagcactttgatccggtttctcagtgggtgcgtcactgagtggggagaacctgtttgatgttctgatcggaacggaagagcggtgttttgacccgcgactatgccgtctcacagtcacccagttgccctgctgcaaaggcgaagttaccggaaccgaacaatgtacgggacttcctaagctagtcgcatccaaagccgtatctaatgccctcacattcttactatcctcgattaaagtttggatgcgtgtctctagttctgaaatcttctctgtcagcctaactatttccctgcatttatcacatgtgaatccctcgctgccgacagagattgataaactatacatatgacaggtgatgcaggttaccaggaaaggagaagaagccattactcaccgtagatgtagaatgatttcaactcaccactgttgtctgatgaacttgtgtagaaaaaggcgtagagaaaaattaaaaataaatggcaagctaaccggctaacacactacaaacacgctGCACTCGCGGTTGTACAATAAAAACGAGCGATCAACGAAAGCGAGGGAAGAAAGGAAAGCGGTAGTAGACGTGAATAGAGACGTGAGTGGGAACGCTAGAACTAAAATGTATCTAGTGTTgtatcagaataaaataacaaaacataacttgacttaataatacagtaatacagtcAAACAGAAAATGCAGGGTATAATGTGCATTCAACATTGAGATCATGGAGTTATGAGTAGTATgtaatttaacaaatatatgCTGCTAAATTACAGTTGTATACTGTAGGTGACAAAACGgctgttaatttcaaaaacagtagcacactgtatttttacagtgtaatttcaAAGTGAAGGATTATAATAGACCCTATTTAAAAGTgctcttattttttctttttggacaACCTATTACAGTCTTCAAGAGAATGTCATACCTGGCAATGGGATCAGCTTCATACTAAGAtgaacatttttgtcttttctttgcTCAGAATTGCTCTTAGATTGGTCCTGAATCACTCTTAGGCTAAGATTCCTAGTTAGTCTTTAAGCTAAATTAGGAGCTCTCTTGAGAGGATTTTTGAAAGCATTAAGAATATAGACCTGGTCTTCACTGTGCATATTGTCCTCTTTGTCAGGCCAAGCTGTGTTTCccattatatttatgttattacGTAGTATTCAGTGCTTAAAGTGGAGAAACAAAGTGCTGGTGTGCACTGGCTGACATATGCAAAACATCATCACATTTGAAATTTCtacagtgaatgaatgaataaataaataaataaataaataaataatacttattaCAGATAAAGCTAGGAGATCATAAATAAACTTACTAAAGGAACCATTTGCCAAACAACTGACTTGCTActattctgtgtgtgtgctctGTGGCGACAGATCAGACGGACTCTGCTTGCATTGATGTGGTTTGAGATGAGAGGTAATTTAAGTAGTGCCACCTCTTGGGTAGTGTGATTTATGTAGTGTATCATAATCACCCAGACTCTGAcactttttttggggggggggtgtactagaacatgatttcatgcttggtggttcgaaaaaggcattatttttaacataatttacattattacaatacatttctcccagcctggcacaaaaggatcgattagttccgggttacatgaaggcccgccttccgaaagacaaaatgtgttgtgattggttaactgtcccagtgcgttgcgattggtgaacagcttagacgtgtttcagtactgccacaccccttgtcaaagaagcaagttccgtgtacaactgttagcgcaagctagattaaagtgattcttacgttttaaatatgggtatttttgttacaaaaacacatcaattcgctacaggaggcctttattaacccccgggGCCATGTGAGGCAGTTTTTATTATGAAtgcatgcactttattggacttgttttggattgATGAAGAAAAACACCTGTCTATGCccttctaaagcttgggagtgccacgataaattttaatataactccgattgcattcatctgaaagaatgacatcatatacacctagtatgcatagagggtgagtaaataatatgctacagtagtgttgggtcctatcatcagcctgtgagatccCCAATACATGATATAATCAcgttaatttatataattatttacatacttagtttcattgcccaaaaccagctccaggataaggctaaaagcagcctaacattatcaaagaaaatcatcactgactagcctagcctagtctagtgcaagtttatgtattttaaaaagcactcgCATTacaagtgaagctatctacaaggtctccacacactgcacacgtctgcggcgcgttatGGCTCTGACGTGGCAACCGGAATAGATCAGTATGTATTTCGAcaccctgtactgcacacgtctgcggcgcgttactGCTTTGACGTAGctactctagtcaatgcttgtgtttatacccaccgTGCTGCGGCTGATCGAAGCGGTTCTCCACACTGCATCACTAAAGTTTGGCTAATCAtccacctcgtccctacacaCGCCTCAAAAATTCGAATTTCCATACGCGGGATTTATGGTAAtttatcagtgttgggggtaacgcatcacaagtaacgcaagttacgtaatagtattacttttttcaaggaactagtaaagtaacgcattgagttactttttcaaataagtaacgccagttcctttccccccccatttattgattgacaagtctcctgtcgggaaattgggagtagacatgatgttactgtattctagactaaatgtgaacatgcattaattcatctcactcacaaaaaacagattcagtattcctcaaaatgaataaaaacagtgaaatgcaaactcagaatatgacacaaccgtgcaataattaaatatgttaaataaaacaaatatcctttatgtatttaatcccattttattaaccagtgtctttgctgctgaccttcaatgatgcaattcaaccatactaataagcaaaaattactttagataaactaacatttgtgcttacatttttttttatagattaagtgtgatctcctgcataaatatacttttctttcagcctgaggtgaattcatttcacttttggtgtaaaaagggcttttacattagaattattttatattaaaaacaaagaagcaagatTTAAACAGTAACGCAAAAGTAtcataacgcattactttccataaaaagtaaccaacgtaattagttattttttcaaGGAGTAACACTAAATTGTAATGcagtacttttaaaagtaactttctccAACACTGTTACTGATATTATAATGGAccgtgttgtgacatcattgcatgcagaAATGAaatgctgtagtccaaaggagccgttcgttgtagttcttggaaagggattttttaaaaaaaaggaaatatctccttttggagtggactttgagatttataactttgtagatcttttatgcccaaagatacacacaaCACattgactaaaattcaaaaagtgaaaaagcataatagcaccacTTCAAGTCAGTCAGTTAATACCGGTCCACTTTGAGCATAAAAATGTAATCGCGAAAGGCACGTGCCGGGTAAAGCAGGAAACATAAATTCAAGTAcattaacaaaattatattgCAGTGCATAGTATTACCAAAAGAATATCCTTTGTGCTTTTCACAATACTTTCCTACTGGCTTCTTGGAGATAATGTGACATTTTAGGAGTCTTTTCCCAACAGTGTCCCAAGAAATGCTCTTATTTTACAGACACCAAGAGATGTCCGCATACCCAACCATGAACATGGGGCCGTGGAGTGCACTTCCGTCCAGTAGTGCACCATGTCCCCTGGCTTGGTATGGTGGACAGACACCATAGTTTGGTAGCAACAACGACTGTATGGTACAGCTGGCCCTCCAGAGAAGAGTGGAGAATGGGTTGGTGTAATGCCTGCTGTGTGAGCACAAATACCTACAAACACATCCTCTGGAGGCAACGGCCTGGGTAAAGGTATAGCAACCGCTGCTAGTGACAGCTTCAGCAAAGCTGGCCTAGAAAGTACGTATGCGGTTCCACTGCAGTAATCGGGAAAGACCACGCCAGCGTATGCAGTTTCCGACATGAAGTGTTTGCTGGCGGGATTGCGGTCCGGTGCTACCTGCATGTGGACCCGACCAAGATAAAGTTCGGAGAGTTCGTTTTCTCCTGTTTTAAAGCTGAGGTTGAGATATTGCAGAAGTGCATTAGGGTTGAACAGCACATCATCATCTACTTTAGCCAGGTAGTGAGCCTGTGGACAGAAACGGCGTGCCCAGCCCAGCATAGACAGTGTTTTCAGGGTCAAGTTGCCATAGGAGTCAATGAAGCGACCCTGTATGAGGTCCCCACGCTCCTTTGACTCCTCTATCAATTCTTTGCCAATAACTGGGTCAGTAGGCTGACCTACAACGAAGAGGGTCATGACTCGGTGACCCCTGACTTGTACCTCCCCACCCCAGGTGTCTCGAATGGCCTGGCGGGCCTTTCTGTTGTGAGGTGCAGTTGCCACCAAAATAATAAGGTACGGTTTGGCACGCTGGCAGACGTGGATGCTAGGCATAAGCAAGTACTCTTCGGAACGGGTTGGGGGTACACTGTGTGGAAGGAGTAGTCCGTGAGGACCTTCCACTCTGCTCATGCCCAGCGAGGTTAGCCACAATTCGATTATGTCAATAAAGAGTAAAGATAGCAGGAGGATACAAAAGACTATTATGAAGAAGTAATGGATGAACTTTAAATGGCCTCCTCGCTTCCCAAAGCGACCCATACAGATCCTAAAACTACACCCCACCATTTTTTACAGATCACAGGAAAATCTTTAGTTTTCTTCCAATTCTGCTTTTCTTTGCATTGTTGCACCACCAactgcaaaatgaaaaaaagaagatgAACAGTATAGATTAGTGCTTAATGAATATTATGGattgatgaatgaatggattGATATTCTTTAGCtggtataatattatatatatatatatatatatatatatatatatatatatataatatatatatatatatatatatatatatatatatatatatatatacagtactgtgcaaaagtcttaggccactagtattttcatcagctaaaatatggtttaaagtcagttaaagccggtcttttgctgtagtgtgtcagtaggaaatatcagattacatttctaaacaatcattttgccattaattataataatccagtgagatttttgtatggagcacagactgttgtcagactccttgtgcaaacagagatctgatctctccatcattcaatccagtctttcttaagaaacagaaaaaacagagacagactaaatccagaagaactgtggcaacatctccaagatgctttaagagacctatacctacaaagctacagtactgttaaaatttttaggcagttaggcacataaaatgaggacgctgtcaaaaacaatgtcataaatagatcttctttatcaaagaacttctattaactaaaataaataagcatttgatgtgaccatcctttgcgtttaaagcagcttttgccctgtgtgcacttgtgcagagtttttcaggtagctttgcaggtaggttacttgaagaTTACTTGGAGAtgttgtcacagttcttctggatttagtctgtctcagtttttcggtttcttcatgtcattccagagacagactggatgatgttgagatcagatgtctgtgtggagcactggctgttgtcagactccttgtgcaaacaaaaatctcactagattattacaattaatggcaaaatgaatgtttggaaatgtaaaccaatattttttactgacacactacagcaaaagatagaaataatttactttaaaccattttttagctggtgaaaatactagtggcctaagacttttgcacagtactgtatatatatttatttattttttttttttttttaggagattAACAAATTGGACTAAATGGTCACCACCCCACAGGTTGGTATGCATTTGTCCCACAGTTCTAATGACACATCAGCAATATCTGGTTTGGTAAAATAGACAGGTGGAGTTATAGCCTCTGCTTATGGTTTAATGTGGCTCTGTTAGGCGTCTCTCAAACAGAACGcattttgctttgaaaaacaaaagtggCAAGTGGAATGGGGAAAAAACCACAATGTATGAagatgaaatttttttttaagttaaacttAGTTTAACTTGAGGCACGTGTTTTTTAGAAAGCATGAGgtttgtggtctaaacccaggtgtttcagtttcactgtccaacccctgtatgttGCAATGGAAAAACACATTCTGGAAGTATTATTCCTAGCATTTATTCCCATAGGGACTTTAAAAAAGTCTTTGTTAAAGTGTTATAAGTCATGAACCACACTAAATCCAATGGGACATTTCCtgtaattttacagtgaaataatgttaaatgtaCTAGTGAAAAAGAACACTTCacttatgttattttaatttaaagggaaCCTTGGGTATTAAGACTATAGATTAATGTAACGTAAATAATGGTAGATAATGTCAGAGACAGCaaagacaagaaatgctagatgccattctggcaggatgtaaacatgccgacgcttgtcatgatgcagcagccactgaaggagtttcacTTGATATCCAGCTTGAGATCCTTGTGAGGAAAAAATCGATGgtatggcatttggtttaagcctacacttATTTTCATCTCAACCTGTAAGCTCTTTAAGTAGCTGTTGTCAAtgtatcagtattttgttttccaAGCTGTGTAATCCATGTtgtgttacagtaaaaatagcagcTCACAGAGAGCAACCATTTGGTGTCATGGAAATGATGGTGCCCCTCATAGTCCAAAATACGTATAatttttctactacatatttcagtaagagacatattTCCGTCATATTAAGTCATACAAATCTTAACacctggggttccctttaaagaattatttatttattttgtttgttttgttttttcttatcagttatGTACATTTgggttttgttacattttatgtgtcaatttaatgtttattgcctTGTTTTACTGTCATGTACGTTACCGTGGTGATTTGTATTTATGTGCATGACACTGTGTTCGTCTTCTGTATGTTAACATTTAC contains:
- the b3galt4 gene encoding beta-1,3-galactosyltransferase 9; this translates as MVGCSFRICMGRFGKRGGHLKFIHYFFIIVFCILLLSLLFIDIIELWLTSLGMSRVEGPHGLLLPHSVPPTRSEEYLLMPSIHVCQRAKPYLIILVATAPHNRKARQAIRDTWGGEVQVRGHRVMTLFVVGQPTDPVIGKELIEESKERGDLIQGRFIDSYGNLTLKTLSMLGWARRFCPQAHYLAKVDDDVLFNPNALLQYLNLSFKTGENELSELYLGRVHMQVAPDRNPASKHFMSETAYAGVVFPDYCSGTAYVLSRPALLKLSLAAVAIPLPRPLPPEDVFVGICAHTAGITPTHSPLFSGGPAVPYSRCCYQTMVSVHHTKPGDMVHYWTEVHSTAPCSWLGMRTSLGVCKIRAFLGTLLGKDS